In Amaranthus tricolor cultivar Red isolate AtriRed21 chromosome 5, ASM2621246v1, whole genome shotgun sequence, a genomic segment contains:
- the LOC130812708 gene encoding NDR1/HIN1-like protein 1: MTSKDCCHDEDEKKETARRIIGGILTFIVIVLLVVFIIWVVLRPTKPRFILQDATIYAFNLTAPNILTATLQVTISSRNPNNRIGVYYERLDVYASYHNQQITLPTRLPFAYQGHKDITIWSPFLYGNSVPIAPYLGLSIQQDQNAGLVLINIKINGKVKWKVGTWVSGKYHFNANCPAYITFGNKGNINGFNIGSAAVKLQLSSACEVDVAV, translated from the coding sequence ATGACATCAAAAGACTGCTGCCATGACGAGGACGAGAAGAAGGAAACAGCCCGTCGTATAATAGGTGGTATCTTAACCTTCATAGTAATAGTCCTGTTGGTGGTATTCATAATATGGGTGGTCCTTCGCCCGACCAAACCTCGCTTCATCCTTCAAGACGCAACTATCTACGCCTTCAACTTAACAGCACCCAACATCCTCACTGCCACTCTTCAAGTTACAATCTCTTCCCGAAACCCAAACAATCGCATCGGGGTTTACTATGAGCGTCTGGATGTTTATGCTTCTTACCATAATCAGCAAATCACACTACCAACAAGACTTCCTTTTGCTTATCAAGGTCATAAAGATATTACCATTTGGTCACCTTTTCTTTACGGTAACTCTGTTCCTATTGCTCCTTATTTAGGTTTGTCAATTCAGCAAGATCAGAATGCCGGTTTGGTTCTTATCAATATTAAGATAAATGGAAAAGTTAAGTGGAAAGTTGGAACTTGGGTTTCTGGGAAATATCATTTTAATGCTAATTGTCCTGCTTATATTACTTTTGGAAACAAAGGTAATATTAATGGCTTTAATATTGGTTCTGCTGCTGTTAAGCTTCAGCTTTCTAGTGCTTGTGAAGTGGATGTCGCCGTTTAA